One window of Triticum dicoccoides isolate Atlit2015 ecotype Zavitan chromosome 5A, WEW_v2.0, whole genome shotgun sequence genomic DNA carries:
- the LOC119303690 gene encoding putative F-box protein At3g16210 isoform X1: MAFTHVLYCSPVLYHLLFSFLLVQISSDHRLGMSTCVLPNELVVDILSRLPLKSLCRFKCVCKSWLAFSSHPYYRQKFPRTPTGLLYQKFERGRLASSLGSGIHLARLPSSDKEIDTTLSFVPCYKYPILLRGCCNGLLLCYQKNRIEEISNAIVCNPATQEWMALPDTEPGPSVFSANLKLCFDPLWSQHFCVFKFQSSAVLDPHIIGTSTEVKVFFSEDSTWSSCLWWSSCLWEYGDGFEGDPLFVNGVLYMKHLLAHKILALDAPDRSTKWLDHRIIQLPGYPNRSKMTFCSNGCIGQSSGVLCYAKQEFDGCAIRIWSLEVPDGWAVRHRVSMVDIFGRDIFLRTDREGYWVFEYKIMAVDLERELVILEDKIVDKIISASISTGKRSQSQKIPRSFTRKYRSLFYVPYYGKVPALAVKGQRMNHSMFYNLWHQFFTFLFKLD, encoded by the coding sequence ATGGCGTTTACACACGTACTTTATTGTTCCCCAGTTTTATATCAtctattattttcttttcttttggtgcAAATAAGTTCAGATCATAGATTGGGGATGTCCACATGTGTACTACCTAATGAGCTGGTGGTGGACATCCTGTCTCGACTGCCGCTGAAGTCCCTGTGCCGCTTCAAATGTGTCTGCAAGTCTTGGCTTGCCTTCTCATCTCATCCATACTACCGACAAAAGTTCCCAAGAACTCCCACTGGTCTCTTGTACCAGAAATTTGAGCGTGGCAGACTTGCCTCCTCTCTTGGTAGTGGCATCCATCTCGCCAGACTGCCCTCAAGTGACAAGGAAATTGACACAACACTTAGCTTTGTGCCATGTTATAAGTACCCAATACTGCTTCGGGGTTGCTGCAATGGCCTACTTCTTTGTTATCAGAAAAATAGAATTGAAGAAATTTCCAACGCTATTGTGTGCAATCCAGCAACTCAAGAGTGGATGGCACTTCCAGATACTGAACCTGGACCATCGGTCTTTTCAGCTAATCTCAAGTTGTGTTTTGATCCATTATGGTCTCAACACTTTTGTGTCTTCAAATTTCAGTCGAGCGCGGTCCTGGACCCTCATATAATTGGAACCTCCACTGAAGTTAAGGTATTTTTCTCTGAGGATTCCACGTGGTCTAGTTGTCTTTGGTGGTCTAGTTGTCTTTGGGAATATGGAGATGGATTTGAAGGTGATCCGCTCTTTGTAAATGGGGTGTTGTACATGAAGCACCTATTGGCTCATAAAATTCTGGCGCTTGACGCACCTGATAGAAGTACGAAGTGGCTCGATCATAGGATCATTCAGCTGCCAGGATATCCGAATAGGTCCAAAATGACTTTCTGTTCTAATGGATGTATTGGCCAGTCTTCGGGTGTCTTATGCTACGCGAAACAAGAATTTGATGGCTGCGCAATACGGATTTGGAGTTTGGAAGTCCCTGATGGGTGGGCGGTGAGGCATCGTGTAAGTATGGTTGATATATTTGGCAGAGACATTTTTCTCCGCACTGACCGTGAAGGATACTGGGTTTTCGAATATAAAATCATGGCCGTTGACCTAGAGAGGGAGCTGGTTATCCTTGAGGACAAAATTGTTGATAAGATCATCTCAGCTAGCATCAGTACTGGTAAACGCTCACAGTCCCAAAAGATTCCAAGAAGCTTCACCCGAAAATATCGCAGCCTATTCTATGTGCCATACTATGGCAAAGTTCCAGCTTTAGCAGTTAAGGGTCAGAGGATGAATCATTCTATGTTTTACAATTTATGGCATCAGTTCTTTACTTTCCTTTTTAAGTTGGATTAA
- the LOC119303690 gene encoding putative F-box protein At3g16210 isoform X2 has product MSTCVLPNELVVDILSRLPLKSLCRFKCVCKSWLAFSSHPYYRQKFPRTPTGLLYQKFERGRLASSLGSGIHLARLPSSDKEIDTTLSFVPCYKYPILLRGCCNGLLLCYQKNRIEEISNAIVCNPATQEWMALPDTEPGPSVFSANLKLCFDPLWSQHFCVFKFQSSAVLDPHIIGTSTEVKVFFSEDSTWSSCLWWSSCLWEYGDGFEGDPLFVNGVLYMKHLLAHKILALDAPDRSTKWLDHRIIQLPGYPNRSKMTFCSNGCIGQSSGVLCYAKQEFDGCAIRIWSLEVPDGWAVRHRVSMVDIFGRDIFLRTDREGYWVFEYKIMAVDLERELVILEDKIVDKIISASISTGKRSQSQKIPRSFTRKYRSLFYVPYYGKVPALAVKGQRMNHSMFYNLWHQFFTFLFKLD; this is encoded by the coding sequence ATGTCCACATGTGTACTACCTAATGAGCTGGTGGTGGACATCCTGTCTCGACTGCCGCTGAAGTCCCTGTGCCGCTTCAAATGTGTCTGCAAGTCTTGGCTTGCCTTCTCATCTCATCCATACTACCGACAAAAGTTCCCAAGAACTCCCACTGGTCTCTTGTACCAGAAATTTGAGCGTGGCAGACTTGCCTCCTCTCTTGGTAGTGGCATCCATCTCGCCAGACTGCCCTCAAGTGACAAGGAAATTGACACAACACTTAGCTTTGTGCCATGTTATAAGTACCCAATACTGCTTCGGGGTTGCTGCAATGGCCTACTTCTTTGTTATCAGAAAAATAGAATTGAAGAAATTTCCAACGCTATTGTGTGCAATCCAGCAACTCAAGAGTGGATGGCACTTCCAGATACTGAACCTGGACCATCGGTCTTTTCAGCTAATCTCAAGTTGTGTTTTGATCCATTATGGTCTCAACACTTTTGTGTCTTCAAATTTCAGTCGAGCGCGGTCCTGGACCCTCATATAATTGGAACCTCCACTGAAGTTAAGGTATTTTTCTCTGAGGATTCCACGTGGTCTAGTTGTCTTTGGTGGTCTAGTTGTCTTTGGGAATATGGAGATGGATTTGAAGGTGATCCGCTCTTTGTAAATGGGGTGTTGTACATGAAGCACCTATTGGCTCATAAAATTCTGGCGCTTGACGCACCTGATAGAAGTACGAAGTGGCTCGATCATAGGATCATTCAGCTGCCAGGATATCCGAATAGGTCCAAAATGACTTTCTGTTCTAATGGATGTATTGGCCAGTCTTCGGGTGTCTTATGCTACGCGAAACAAGAATTTGATGGCTGCGCAATACGGATTTGGAGTTTGGAAGTCCCTGATGGGTGGGCGGTGAGGCATCGTGTAAGTATGGTTGATATATTTGGCAGAGACATTTTTCTCCGCACTGACCGTGAAGGATACTGGGTTTTCGAATATAAAATCATGGCCGTTGACCTAGAGAGGGAGCTGGTTATCCTTGAGGACAAAATTGTTGATAAGATCATCTCAGCTAGCATCAGTACTGGTAAACGCTCACAGTCCCAAAAGATTCCAAGAAGCTTCACCCGAAAATATCGCAGCCTATTCTATGTGCCATACTATGGCAAAGTTCCAGCTTTAGCAGTTAAGGGTCAGAGGATGAATCATTCTATGTTTTACAATTTATGGCATCAGTTCTTTACTTTCCTTTTTAAGTTGGATTAA